The proteins below come from a single Pichia kudriavzevii chromosome 2, complete sequence genomic window:
- a CDS encoding uncharacterized protein (PKUD0B09930; similar to Saccharomyces cerevisiae YPR176C (BET2); ancestral locus Anc_7.533) produces the protein MHEELQIDLHVNYVKDLFRHPSYLVHFMADHLKMNALYWGLGTMFLVHRKDEFPKEEVVKFIISCIDESNGGFGAAPKHDAHMLSTLSAIQVLKMYDALGALSDQQRARVVEFVKSMQLPDGSFQGDRFGEVDSRFVYNAIQCLSILEELTPEIVDPAVDWILRCQNFDGCFGMVPGAESHAAQAFTCIGVLSITNKLHKLPDRELLEWWLSDRQVEGGGLNGRPEKLPDVCYSWWVVSTISILGKLHYIDSNQLKKFILSCQDSTKGGISDRQGNEVDLYHTFFGIAGLSLLGYEGLERIDPTYCLPYEVTDTIKKYPY, from the coding sequence ATGCATGAAGAACTACAAATTGATCTGCATGTCAACTATGTGAAGGATTTATTTAGACACCCTTCATATTTAGTTCATTTTATGGCTGACCATTTAAAGATGAATGCCCTATACTGGGGGTTGGGCACTATGTTTCTTGTCCATCGCAAGGACGAATTTCCAAAAGAGGAGGTTGTCAAATTTATTATATCATGTATTGACGAATCAAACGGTGGGTTTGGTGCAGCTCCCAAACATGATGCACATATGTTGTCCACATTGTCGGCAATTCAAGTATTGAAAATGTATGATGCGTTGGGCGCTCTAAGTGATCAGCAACGAGCAAGAGTCGTTGAATTTGTGAAAAGCATGCAACTGCCAGACGGATCATTTCAGGGAGACCGATTTGGCGAAGTCGATTCCAGATTTGTTTACAACGCAATCCAATGTCTCTCCATTTTGGAGGAATTGACTCCGGAGATTGTGGACCCTGCAGTCGACTGGATCTTAAGGTGTCAAAACTTTGATGGTTGCTTTGGAATGGTTCCTGGTGCAGAGTCGCATGCGGCCCAGGCATTCACGTGTATAGGAGTACTGTCTATTACCAATAAACTGCACAAGTTACCTGATAGAGAGTTGCTAGAATGGTGGCTATCTGATAGACAAGTTGAAGGAGGTGGTTTAAATGGTAGGCCCGAAAAATTACCCGATGTTTGCTACAGTTGGTGGGTTGTTTCTACGATTTCCATCTTGGGGAAGTTACATTATATAGACAGTAACCAGCTCAAAAAGTTCATACTATCTTGCCAAGATTCAACTAAAGGGGGCATTAGTGACAGACAGGGCAACGAAGTAGACCTATATCACACGTTTTTTGGAATTGCAGGACTGAGTTTGCTAGGATATGAAGGCTTGGAGAGGATTGATCCAACCTACTGTCTGCCTTACGAAGTCACTGATACAATCAAAAAGTATCCATATTGA
- a CDS encoding uncharacterized protein (PKUD0B09940; similar to Saccharomyces cerevisiae YPR175W (DPB2); ancestral locus Anc_7.532) — protein sequence MDSSFIADDTIEEPILPIELKPSVFRPFAYRVLSKKYGLNVHTSALEQLTAYVGKRFGTKWKRDPKTSAFLDVVAKLWKEQGRGVFIDGEGVAEVIKEIIANEQRTRKRIQKQKENIENGHMDPDSSYFDASTLDDSKFMASQLMDSENLDFSGNNNKEDSIDWKTFFRVIDVNHYTKFKFDRQRKQFDYHNTESKLKLMELPDVDSVINFQMVRLHILRDRLYRNQVFSKIKYDGNTESIISNQMHRPKHITYVKNLLGRNEHRFVLFGLVTQNSYGLWQLQDDSDKIELVLKQCIFSKDYYFVSGNFLIIDGFYSSAGKFHVLSAAHPPAEEREVTFDAFGELDFNWDYSKNGKIDLTMKQLTYKEIKQHPDHKIIVLGCHLYLDDLETISKLRKMLETIENEIQNKLKGTMEEINVYDFPVSIVFVGPFTSQALTITEGTSVNQLTHSGRYKAGFDNIANVLENFKGICENCKLVFVPGDGDPWISMVTKNSSSVWPQMKIPSVFGSKLERVAKNVEWASNPCRLNYLSQDILIINNNIAESLRRNDFTYLCELNDEEIERALNRQRREDSGAFSSQLSFVNEEELTINKLTIKETTETDKFNKVIRTVLDQGIASPFTNQVRQLLPNYLPLLSLIPLPNCVIMTDATSPRLSTMYKGCFVTNVGKFTDHQNRAHYIEYYPASQTSKSVVVY from the coding sequence ATGGATAGCTCATTTATTGCTGACGATACTATAGAAGAACCGATTTTACCCATTGAGCTGAAGCCATCGGTGTTTAGACCGTTTGCTTATCGCgttttatcaaagaaatatgGACTGAATGTTCACACATCAGCACTTGAGCAATTGACAGCGTATGTTGGTAAAAGGTTCGGAACAAAGTGGAAGAGAGACCCCAAAACAAGTGCCTTTCTTGATGTAGTGGCAAAACTATGGAAAGAGCAAGGGAGAGGTGTCTTCATTGACGGCGAAGGTGTAGCTGAagttataaaagaaattattgcTAATGAGCAAAGAACAAGGAAGAGAATCCAAAAGCAGAAGGAAAATATAGAAAATGGTCACATGGACCCCGATTCGTCATATTTTGATGCAAGCACACTTGATGATTCAAAGTTTATGGCATCACAGTTAATGGATTCTGAAAATCTTGACTTTAGTGGAAACAATAACAAAGAAGATTCTATTGATTGGAAAACTTTTTTCAGAGTTATAGATGTAAACCATTACACAAAGTTCAAGTTTGATcgacaaagaaaacaatttGATTATCACAATACAGAGTCTAAACTGAAACTGATGGAACTTCCGGATGTCGATTCAGTTatcaattttcaaatggtAAGATTACATATTCTTCGAGATAGGCTATACCGCAATCAGgttttctccaaaataaaatatgATGGAAATACTGAATCAATAATAAGTAACCAAATGCATCGCCCCAAACACATCACGTATGTGAAGAACTTGTTGGGTAGGAATGAGCACAGATTTGTATTGTTTGGATTAGTCACACAAAATTCTTATGGGCTTTGGCAGCTACAAGATGATAGCGATAAAATAGAACTTGTTTTGAAGCAGtgcattttttcaaaagactACTATTTTGTTTCAGGtaattttttgattattgATGGATTTTATTCTTCAGCGGGGAAATTCCATGTTTTATCTGCGGCACATCCTCCTGCTGAGGAACGTGAAGTGACCTTTGATGCCTTTGGAGAGCTTGATTTTAATTGGgattattcaaaaaatggcaaaattgatttgaCTATGAAACAACTAACCTATAAGGAGATCAAACAGCATCCAGATCACAAAATTATTGTGTTAGGGTGTCATCTATATTTAGATGATCTGGAAACAATTTCCAAGCTGCGTAAGATGTTGGAGACAATCGAAAAtgaaatacaaaataaGCTCAAAGGTACAATGGAAGAAATTAACGTGTACGATTTTCCTGTTTCTATCGTATTTGTTGGGCCGTTTACTTCACAGGCTCTCACGATAACAGAAGGAACTTCTGTAAACCAACTAACACATTCAGGTCGATACAAAGCTGGTTTTGACAATATAGCTAATGTTTTAGAGAATTTCAAAGGGATTTGCGAGAACTGCAAATTAGTCTTTGTTCCTGGAGATGGAGATCCCTGGATATCTATGGTAACAAAGAACTCCAGTTCTGTGTGGCCTCAGATGAAAATCCCATCTGTTTTCGGGTCTAAATTAGAAAGAGTAGCAAAAAATGTCGAATGGGCCTCAAACCCTTGTCGTCTGAATTATTTGTCACAAGatatattgataataaacaacaatattGCGGAGTCTCTGAGACGGAATGATTTTACGTACCTGTGTGAATTAAAcgatgaggaaattgaaCGGGCTTTAAATCGACAAAGAAGGGAAGACTCCGGTGCCTTTAGTTCCCAGCTGTCATTTGTTAATGAAGAGGAACTAACAATTAACAAGTTGACTATCAAAGAAACTACGGAAACTGATAAGTTTAACAAAGTGATTAGAACCGTATTGGATCAAGGTATTGCGTCGCCATTTACGAATCAGGTTCGTCAACTACTCCCTAACTACTTGCCGTTATTGAGTCTAATTCCATTACCTAACTGCGTAATAATGACAGATGCGACATCTCCCAGACTTTCCACCATGTACAAAGGTTGTTTCGTAACTAATGTCGGAAAGTTCACGGACCATCAAAACAGAGCACATTATATCGAGTATTATCCAGCTTCTCAAACATCTAAAAGCGTAGTTGTTTATTAA
- a CDS encoding uncharacterized protein (PKUD0B09950) has translation MSHIPALKTGIGNRYPGRRSSRFSESSSYPKQVRFGTDRQKPISLTQSEREKRKQEALNFLRNETSGIKRASIFDSGLEGGNDRAVPTIQRKTQSDLRRSLSANLKTYELLGETPISRLSRNPSKSYIYDDNSLKNITRESLKKNPLPFRQTVEDNSSRISKPNSNYYRRNNGLLNSLSNFGSKVFKSILYNEDDTVQENEQHASSSYLNDLKIQRLKQKELDLKLQERMRYLDELDRKIAIKENEQFNNTFVESVNIDKQIQKLDDRLHSILEEVNSSSNNKLIKELREIKEEIVSLRRKQESNNLKFESKFEDMRLENQMNRRKFERLLKDLEEKHKELDVAKTSMKNLINQKSVELQEEKDDENSDEADNCDSGNLDAADEHEIDVMEKEEAQDIIRYILNNRRRGQKKGVHLDKAKVRQIRSNLKKIEDGARINKA, from the coding sequence ATGTCACATATCCCAGCACTGAAAACCGGGATTGGCAATAGGTACCCTGGTCGGAGATCGTCTAGGTTTTCAGAATCCTCATCATACCCAAAACAAGTCAGGTTTGGGACAGATAGACAAAAACCTATCTCATTGACACAGTCTGAAAGAGAGAAACGAAAGCAAGAagctttgaattttttgcGGAATGAAACATCTGGTATTAAGAGAGCTTCCATTTTTGACTCGGGGTTGGAAGGCGGCAATGATAGGGCAGTGCCAACaatacaaagaaaaacacaaTCAGATTTGAGACGTTCCTTGTCAGCCAACTTAAAAACATACGAATTACTGGGAGAAACTCCAATTTCCCGTCTATCACGAAATCCCTCCAAatcatatatatatgacGAcaactctttgaaaaatattacGAGAGAATCgcttaaaaaaaacccaCTGCCGTTCAGGCAAACAGTAGAGGACAACTCATCACGTATTTCTAAACCCAATTCAAACTATTACAGAAGAAATAATGGCTTATTGAACTCACTAAGCAACTTTGGGTCAAAAGTGTTTAAATCCATATTGTATAATGAAGACGATACCGtccaagaaaatgaacaacATGCAAGTTCGTCTTACTTGAATGACTTAAAAATACAGCGGCTGAAGCAAAAAGAGCTAGACTTGAAGCTTCAAGAAAGAATGCGATATTTGGATGAGCTTGACAGAAAAATTGccataaaagaaaatgaacagTTCAACAATACCTTTGTCGAGTCTGTAAATATTGACAAACAAATACAGAAGCTAGATGATAGATTGCATAGCATTCTTGAAGAAGTCAATTCAAGCTCCAATAACAAACTTATAAAGGAACTGCGAGAAATCAAGGAAGAAATAGTATCATTACGCCGAAAGCAGGAATCAAACAACTTGAAATTTGAATCAAAGTTTGAAGACATGCGCCTTGAAAACCAAATGaatagaagaaaatttGAGCGGTTGTTGAAAGATCTGGAGGAGAAGCACAAGGAATTGGATGTAGCAAAGACGTCGATGAAAAATCTGATCAACCAAAAATCTGTTGaacttcaagaagaaaaagatgatGAGAATTCCGATGAAGCTGACAACTGTGATAGCGGGAACTTAGACGCAGCTGATGAGCATGAAATTGATGTCATGGAAAAGGAGGAGGCACAAGATATAATACGgtatattttgaataacAGGCGGCGTGGTCAAAAGAAAGGGGTACATCTGGACAAAGCCAAAGTCAGACAAATACGAAGcaatttaaagaaaattgaggaTGGAGCTCGTATAAACAAAGCCTGA
- a CDS encoding uncharacterized protein (PKUD0B09960; similar to Saccharomyces cerevisiae YLR286C (CTS1); ancestral locus Anc_6.80) produces MLASFILTSVFLQLVSAISDNTNVALYWGQNSAGSQTNLASYCESESADIYILSFIDSFGVDTLNVNFANACSDTYSDGTLHCSTIASDIKKCQSLGKTVLLSMGGASGAYGFSDDAAAKDFAKTLWNTFGAGSDDSVERPFDDAIVDGFDFDIENNNPTGYAALATELRNYFKEDTSKTYYLSAAPQCPYPDASVGDLMSNADLDFAFVQFYNNYCSTLGTNFNWDTWADYAKNVSPNKDIKLFLGLPSAPGAAGSGYATVDEIKSTFDNYILNKEDSNFGGFVLWDASWSQSNQVNGESFGNNLQEILDDAYSGQSSSSSSTLATSASTFEALTSSSATLETSTTSSAPTTQPVPQTSTSSTSSSITSEVPTTETTSAEQQEPMSSLGEPGPAVTYSPTTLVTYTTSQDLSLPTATSQNKGQSGSSSNTSAKDCSDLSGLAKAKCLNANFQNGLYLGQSSCTEGDIACDANGGFAMCNFGEWVTTQCAAGTTCYAYNNDDTVTVGCNYIDTKNNFEKRSEGGFFSLFKRHVHHQH; encoded by the coding sequence atgctAGCTTCATTTATTCTGACATCggtatttcttcaattggtCTCTGCCATTTCTGACAATACTAACGTGGCTCTCTATTGGGGTCAAAATTCCGCAGGCTCGCAGACAAACCTTGCTTCATACTGTGAGTCTGAGTCGGCTGATATTTACATCTTGTCCTTTATCGACAGTTTTGGTGTGGACACTCTCAATGTGAATTTTGCAAATGCTTGTTCAGACACTTACTCAGATGGTACCTTACATTGCTCAACTATTGCAAGCGACATCAAGAAATGTCAATCTCTTGGTAAGACCGTCTTGCTATCCATGGGTGGTGCTTCGGGAGCCTATGGATTTTCAGATGATGCGGCAGCTAAAGACTTTGCCAAAACTCTGTGGAACACCTTTGGTGCAGGTAGCGACGATTCGGTGGAAAGGCCTTTCGATGATGCAATAGttgatggatttgattttgatattgagaACAATAACCCAACTGGATATGCCGCTCTTGCAACCGAATTGAGAAACTACTTCAAGGAAGACACTTCCAAAACCTACTATCTATCCGCTGCTCCACAATGCCCTTACCCAGATGCTTCTGTCGGTGATCTGATGTCAAATGCAGATTTAGATTTTgcttttgttcaattctATAATAACTACTGTTCTACTTTGGGAACTAACTTCAACTGGGATACATGGGCTGACTATGCGAAAAACGTCTCGCCTAACAAAGACATCAAGCTTTTCTTGGGTTTACCTTCAGCTCCAGGTGCTGCAGGTTCCGGTTATGCaactgttgatgaaattaagaGCACCTTTGATAACTACATCCTCAACAAAGAAGACTCCAATTTTGGTGGGTTTGTTCTATGGGATGCTTCTTGGTCGCAAAGTAACCAAGTGAATGGTGAATCTTTTGGTAATAATTTACAAGAAATCCTTGATGATGCTTATAGTGGCCAATCAAGctcctcttcctctacACTGGCCACATCTGCTTCTACCTTTGAAGCGTTGACATCTTCATCCGCTACTTTAGAAACCTCGACAACTTCCTCTGCTCCTACCACACAACCTGTTCCTCAGACAAGCACCTCGTCTACATCATCCTCAATTACTAGCGAAGTTCCAACCACAGAAACCACATCTGCAGAACAGCAAGAACCAATGTCGTCTTTGGGAGAGCCAGGACCTGCCGTTACATATTCACCAACTACATTGGTCACTTATACAACTTCTCAAGATTTATCATTACCAACTGCAACGAGCCAAAACAAGGGGCAAAGTGGCAGCAGTAGTAACACTTCTGCAAAAGATTGCTCGGATCTATCCGGCTTGGCAAAGGCAAAATGCTTGAATGcaaactttcaaaatggtCTATACTTGGGTCAATCTTCATGCACTGAAGGTGATATCGCCTGTGACGCCAATGGTGGATTTGCAATGTGTAACTTCGGAGAGTGGGTTACTACACAATGTGCTGCTGGCACTACATGTTATGCTTACAATAACGATGATACAGTTACTGTTGGCTGCAATTATATTGATACCAAGAataactttgaaaagagaagtGAAGGCGGATTTTTCAGTCTTTTTAAAAGACATGTTCACCATCAACACTAA
- a CDS encoding uncharacterized protein (PKUD0B09970; similar to Saccharomyces cerevisiae YLR285W (NNT1); ancestral locus Anc_6.79), with product MSETFIPTTLFQEPETYTPDPRPGTLATYTTIKTNENIQINLVGSSPLYGHILTHACLYLAKYLENNADTVVRGKSILEVGAGGALPSILAARLGAQYVVSTDYPDPDLIVNIRKNITENNVQDNCSALGYIWGNDTTEIVDMLKTNTDGSKSTFDTIILSDVIFNHSEHLKLLQTCRDLLTPNKGKILVTFSPHRPKLYHADLQFFETCQQDPFNFTPHFVEMQHWSPLFKDDTDESTVELRSRVYFYILD from the coding sequence CCCGGCCTGGAACTCTGGCCACATACACCACCATCAAGACGAACGAAAACATTCAGATCAATTTGGTAGGCTCCTCCCCACTCTATGGACATATTCTCACACATGCCTGTCTATACCTGGCAAAATACTTGGAAAATAATGCCGATACTGTCGTTCGGGGGAAGAGTATCCTTGAAGTGGGTGCCGGTGGAGCACTGCCTTCCATATTGGCTGCCCGTTTGGGCGCCCAATACGTGGTGTCTACAGATTACCCGGACCCGGACCTTATTGTCAACATCCGCAAGAACATCACTGAAAACAACGTCCAAGACAACTGTTCGGCCCTAGGGTACATTTGGGGGAACGACACTACGGAAATTGTCGATATGTTAAAGACAAACACAGATGGCTCCAAATCAACTTTTGACACAATCATCCTGAGCGATGTCATATTCAACCATAGTGAACATCTGAAACTTTTGCAAACTTGCAGAGACCTACTCACCCCTAATAAGGGGAAGATTTTGGTCACATTCTCACCGCACAGACCTAAACTCTACCATGCAGACCTgcaattctttgaaactTGTCAGCAAGACcctttcaatttcactcCTCACTTTGTCGAAATGCAGCATTGGAGCCCCCTATTCAAAGACGACACAGATGAGTCCACTGTAGAGCTTCGCAGTAGGGTATACTTCTACATCCTCGACTAG